From a single Meles meles chromosome 21, mMelMel3.1 paternal haplotype, whole genome shotgun sequence genomic region:
- the PRR14 gene encoding proline-rich protein 14 isoform X1, which translates to MDLPGDSSSPGRSRLCRQPLARALWGARSPKRPRLQSLAAPSPLEKASRRVLAVVLEDIMAAHMVPLVSQEETPTPRHRSNRRDPVHSQPPASPPQEATWSSQTRPPDPLHLCREPLSRIHRPSSTLRRRSRTTPGPEEGSSQKVDWTPQPTLVVMLEDIASPRPSTEGFADETPNFLIPTRRAEPVTIVHQSMPPSRDLDPPFQPSALPEDPPETPPPAPDPVLEPPSIPPPSSLLRPRLSPWGLAPLFRSVRSKLESFADIFLTPNKVPRPPPPSPPMKLELKIAISEAEQSRATEDTASVSPRPPIRQWRAQDHNPPAPLSKPSLGRSHSCPDLGPPGPDACSWPPAPHHPSRSRPRRHTVGGGETARPPPPPRPCLRKEVFPLGGVGGSPTLVTTCSSTASSSSFSEPAEPRLGSTKGKEPRASEDQVLSDPETKTMGKVSRFRIRRTPARAQLNLTPMGLPRPIRVQWPWVFQWPLLFAPRLNKKEFSLEEIYTNKNYQSPTTRRTFETIFEEPRERNGTLIFTSSKKLRRAVEFRDSSLPRSRRPSRGVRAAGGRTLPHNLPPSPDVGPLLQQRLEELDASLLEEEEVDRERPHRT; encoded by the exons ATGGACTTGCCCGGGGACTCCAG CTCACCTGGCCGGTCACGTCTGTGCCGCCAGCCCCTGGCTCGAGCATTAtggggagccaggagccccaaacGGCCGAGACTGCAGTCTCTAGCGGCCCCTTCACCTTTGGAAAAGGCCTCTCGGCGGGTTTTGGCTGTGGTGCTGGAAGATATTATGGCTGCCCACATG GTTCCCCTGGTATCCCAAGAAGAGACCCCCACCCCACGGCACCGCAGCAACCGGCGGGATCCTGTCCACAGCCAGCCGCCTGCCTCACCACCCCAAGAGGCTACATGGTCCTCACAGACCAG GCCTCCCGACCCACTGCACTTATGCCGAGAGCCCTTGAGCCGCATCCACCGGCCCTCTTCTACCCTGAGGCGGCGATCAAGGACAACCCCTGGCCCAGAGGAGGGCTCTTCACAAAAGGTGGACTGGACCCCCCAGCCTACTCTGGTGGTGATGCTAGAGGACATTGCCAGCCCAAGACCCTCAACTGAG GGTTTTGCTGATGAGACTCCCAACTTCCTCATCCCCACGAGAAG AGCCGAGCCCGTGACGATTGTTCACCAGTCAATGCCTCCGTCCAGGGACCTGGATCCCCCATTCCAGCCATCTGCCCTGCCTGAGGACCCTCCGGAGACCCCACCACCAG CCCCGGATCCTGTATTGGAGCCCCCATCGATCCCACCGCCGTCCAGCCTTTTACGCCCCCGCCTCAGTCCCTGGGGCTTGGCCCCCCTCTTCCGATCCGTCCGCTCCAAGCTGGAGAGCTTTGCTGACATCTTCCTCACGCCCAACAAAGTCCCacggcccccacccccatccccccccatGAAGTTGGAGTTGAAGATTGCCATCTCAGAGGCCGAGCAGTCCAGGGCTACTGAGGACACTGCGTCTGTCAGCCCCCGGCCCCCTATCCGCCAGTGGCGAGCCCAAGACCACAACCCCCCAGCACCTCTGTCTAAGCCCTCTCTGGGCCGAAGCCACTCCTGCCCTGATCTGGGACCCCCTGGCCCAGATGCCTGCAGCTggccccctgctccccaccacccaaGCCGGTCACGGCCCCGGCGGCACACCGTGGGTGGTGGAGAGACGGCCCGACCCCCACCACCCCCTCGGCCCTGTCTCCGGAAAGAGGTCTTCCCTCTTGGAGGAGTGGGAGGCTCTCCTACCCTTGTCACAACTTGCTCGTCCACcgcatcttcctcctccttctctgaacCTGCAGAACCCAG GTTGGGCTCAACCAAAGGGAAGGAGCCAAGGGCCTCAGAGGACCAGGTGCTTTCAGACCCGGAGACCAAG ACCATGGGAAAGGTTTCTCGATTCAGAATACGCAGGACACCAGCCCGTGCTCAGCTAAACCTTACACCAATGGGGCTGCCTCGACCAATCAG GGTACAATGGCCCTGGGTTTTTCAGTGGCCTCTGCTCTTTGCTCCCAGGTTGAACAAGAAGGAGTTCAGCTTAGAAGAAATTTATACCAACAAGAATTATCAGTCGCCTACAACCAGGAG GACCTTTGAGACCATCTTTGAGGAACCCCGGGAGCGCAATGGGACTTTGATTTTCACCAGCTCAAAGAAGCTTCGGCGGGCTGTAGAATTTCGGGACAGCAGCCTTCCTCGATCCCGGCGGCCATCTCGTGGGGTGCGGGCTGCaggtggcaggaccctcccccacaACCTGCCCCCCAGCCCAGATGTGGGACCTCTGCTGCAGCAGCGGCTAGAGGAGCTGGATGCCTCACttctggaagaggaagaagtggaTAGGGAGCGGCCCCATCGGACCTAG
- the PRR14 gene encoding proline-rich protein 14 isoform X2, with amino-acid sequence MDLPGDSSSPGRSRLCRQPLARALWGARSPKRPRLQSLAAPSPLEKASRRVLAVVLEDIMAAHMVPLVSQEETPTPRHRSNRRDPVHSQPPASPPQEATWSSQTRPPDPLHLCREPLSRIHRPSSTLRRRSRTTPGPEEGSSQKVDWTPQPTLVVMLEDIASPRPSTEGFADETPNFLIPTRRDLDPPFQPSALPEDPPETPPPAPDPVLEPPSIPPPSSLLRPRLSPWGLAPLFRSVRSKLESFADIFLTPNKVPRPPPPSPPMKLELKIAISEAEQSRATEDTASVSPRPPIRQWRAQDHNPPAPLSKPSLGRSHSCPDLGPPGPDACSWPPAPHHPSRSRPRRHTVGGGETARPPPPPRPCLRKEVFPLGGVGGSPTLVTTCSSTASSSSFSEPAEPRLGSTKGKEPRASEDQVLSDPETKTMGKVSRFRIRRTPARAQLNLTPMGLPRPIRVQWPWVFQWPLLFAPRLNKKEFSLEEIYTNKNYQSPTTRRTFETIFEEPRERNGTLIFTSSKKLRRAVEFRDSSLPRSRRPSRGVRAAGGRTLPHNLPPSPDVGPLLQQRLEELDASLLEEEEVDRERPHRT; translated from the exons ATGGACTTGCCCGGGGACTCCAG CTCACCTGGCCGGTCACGTCTGTGCCGCCAGCCCCTGGCTCGAGCATTAtggggagccaggagccccaaacGGCCGAGACTGCAGTCTCTAGCGGCCCCTTCACCTTTGGAAAAGGCCTCTCGGCGGGTTTTGGCTGTGGTGCTGGAAGATATTATGGCTGCCCACATG GTTCCCCTGGTATCCCAAGAAGAGACCCCCACCCCACGGCACCGCAGCAACCGGCGGGATCCTGTCCACAGCCAGCCGCCTGCCTCACCACCCCAAGAGGCTACATGGTCCTCACAGACCAG GCCTCCCGACCCACTGCACTTATGCCGAGAGCCCTTGAGCCGCATCCACCGGCCCTCTTCTACCCTGAGGCGGCGATCAAGGACAACCCCTGGCCCAGAGGAGGGCTCTTCACAAAAGGTGGACTGGACCCCCCAGCCTACTCTGGTGGTGATGCTAGAGGACATTGCCAGCCCAAGACCCTCAACTGAG GGTTTTGCTGATGAGACTCCCAACTTCCTCATCCCCACGAGAAG GGACCTGGATCCCCCATTCCAGCCATCTGCCCTGCCTGAGGACCCTCCGGAGACCCCACCACCAG CCCCGGATCCTGTATTGGAGCCCCCATCGATCCCACCGCCGTCCAGCCTTTTACGCCCCCGCCTCAGTCCCTGGGGCTTGGCCCCCCTCTTCCGATCCGTCCGCTCCAAGCTGGAGAGCTTTGCTGACATCTTCCTCACGCCCAACAAAGTCCCacggcccccacccccatccccccccatGAAGTTGGAGTTGAAGATTGCCATCTCAGAGGCCGAGCAGTCCAGGGCTACTGAGGACACTGCGTCTGTCAGCCCCCGGCCCCCTATCCGCCAGTGGCGAGCCCAAGACCACAACCCCCCAGCACCTCTGTCTAAGCCCTCTCTGGGCCGAAGCCACTCCTGCCCTGATCTGGGACCCCCTGGCCCAGATGCCTGCAGCTggccccctgctccccaccacccaaGCCGGTCACGGCCCCGGCGGCACACCGTGGGTGGTGGAGAGACGGCCCGACCCCCACCACCCCCTCGGCCCTGTCTCCGGAAAGAGGTCTTCCCTCTTGGAGGAGTGGGAGGCTCTCCTACCCTTGTCACAACTTGCTCGTCCACcgcatcttcctcctccttctctgaacCTGCAGAACCCAG GTTGGGCTCAACCAAAGGGAAGGAGCCAAGGGCCTCAGAGGACCAGGTGCTTTCAGACCCGGAGACCAAG ACCATGGGAAAGGTTTCTCGATTCAGAATACGCAGGACACCAGCCCGTGCTCAGCTAAACCTTACACCAATGGGGCTGCCTCGACCAATCAG GGTACAATGGCCCTGGGTTTTTCAGTGGCCTCTGCTCTTTGCTCCCAGGTTGAACAAGAAGGAGTTCAGCTTAGAAGAAATTTATACCAACAAGAATTATCAGTCGCCTACAACCAGGAG GACCTTTGAGACCATCTTTGAGGAACCCCGGGAGCGCAATGGGACTTTGATTTTCACCAGCTCAAAGAAGCTTCGGCGGGCTGTAGAATTTCGGGACAGCAGCCTTCCTCGATCCCGGCGGCCATCTCGTGGGGTGCGGGCTGCaggtggcaggaccctcccccacaACCTGCCCCCCAGCCCAGATGTGGGACCTCTGCTGCAGCAGCGGCTAGAGGAGCTGGATGCCTCACttctggaagaggaagaagtggaTAGGGAGCGGCCCCATCGGACCTAG
- the PRR14 gene encoding proline-rich protein 14 isoform X3, which produces MDLPGDSSSPGRSRLCRQPLARALWGARSPKRPRLQSLAAPSPLEKASRRVLAVVLEDIMAAHMVPLVSQEETPTPRHRSNRRDPVHSQPPASPPQEATWSSQTRPPDPLHLCREPLSRIHRPSSTLRRRSRTTPGPEEGSSQKVDWTPQPTLVVMLEDIASPRPSTEGFADETPNFLIPTRRAEPVTIVHQSMPPSRDLDPPFQPSALPEDPPETPPPAPDPVLEPPSIPPPSSLLRPRLSPWGLAPLFRSVRSKLESFADIFLTPNKVPRPPPPSPPMKLELKIAISEAEQSRATEDTASVSPRPPIRQWRAQDHNPPAPLSKPSLGRSHSCPDLGPPGPDACSWPPAPHHPSRSRPRRHTVGGGETARPPPPPRPCLRKEVFPLGGVGGSPTLVTTCSSTASSSSFSEPAEPRLGSTKGKEPRASEDQVLSDPETKTMGKVSRFRIRRTPARAQLNLTPMGLPRPIRLNKKEFSLEEIYTNKNYQSPTTRRTFETIFEEPRERNGTLIFTSSKKLRRAVEFRDSSLPRSRRPSRGVRAAGGRTLPHNLPPSPDVGPLLQQRLEELDASLLEEEEVDRERPHRT; this is translated from the exons ATGGACTTGCCCGGGGACTCCAG CTCACCTGGCCGGTCACGTCTGTGCCGCCAGCCCCTGGCTCGAGCATTAtggggagccaggagccccaaacGGCCGAGACTGCAGTCTCTAGCGGCCCCTTCACCTTTGGAAAAGGCCTCTCGGCGGGTTTTGGCTGTGGTGCTGGAAGATATTATGGCTGCCCACATG GTTCCCCTGGTATCCCAAGAAGAGACCCCCACCCCACGGCACCGCAGCAACCGGCGGGATCCTGTCCACAGCCAGCCGCCTGCCTCACCACCCCAAGAGGCTACATGGTCCTCACAGACCAG GCCTCCCGACCCACTGCACTTATGCCGAGAGCCCTTGAGCCGCATCCACCGGCCCTCTTCTACCCTGAGGCGGCGATCAAGGACAACCCCTGGCCCAGAGGAGGGCTCTTCACAAAAGGTGGACTGGACCCCCCAGCCTACTCTGGTGGTGATGCTAGAGGACATTGCCAGCCCAAGACCCTCAACTGAG GGTTTTGCTGATGAGACTCCCAACTTCCTCATCCCCACGAGAAG AGCCGAGCCCGTGACGATTGTTCACCAGTCAATGCCTCCGTCCAGGGACCTGGATCCCCCATTCCAGCCATCTGCCCTGCCTGAGGACCCTCCGGAGACCCCACCACCAG CCCCGGATCCTGTATTGGAGCCCCCATCGATCCCACCGCCGTCCAGCCTTTTACGCCCCCGCCTCAGTCCCTGGGGCTTGGCCCCCCTCTTCCGATCCGTCCGCTCCAAGCTGGAGAGCTTTGCTGACATCTTCCTCACGCCCAACAAAGTCCCacggcccccacccccatccccccccatGAAGTTGGAGTTGAAGATTGCCATCTCAGAGGCCGAGCAGTCCAGGGCTACTGAGGACACTGCGTCTGTCAGCCCCCGGCCCCCTATCCGCCAGTGGCGAGCCCAAGACCACAACCCCCCAGCACCTCTGTCTAAGCCCTCTCTGGGCCGAAGCCACTCCTGCCCTGATCTGGGACCCCCTGGCCCAGATGCCTGCAGCTggccccctgctccccaccacccaaGCCGGTCACGGCCCCGGCGGCACACCGTGGGTGGTGGAGAGACGGCCCGACCCCCACCACCCCCTCGGCCCTGTCTCCGGAAAGAGGTCTTCCCTCTTGGAGGAGTGGGAGGCTCTCCTACCCTTGTCACAACTTGCTCGTCCACcgcatcttcctcctccttctctgaacCTGCAGAACCCAG GTTGGGCTCAACCAAAGGGAAGGAGCCAAGGGCCTCAGAGGACCAGGTGCTTTCAGACCCGGAGACCAAG ACCATGGGAAAGGTTTCTCGATTCAGAATACGCAGGACACCAGCCCGTGCTCAGCTAAACCTTACACCAATGGGGCTGCCTCGACCAATCAG GTTGAACAAGAAGGAGTTCAGCTTAGAAGAAATTTATACCAACAAGAATTATCAGTCGCCTACAACCAGGAG GACCTTTGAGACCATCTTTGAGGAACCCCGGGAGCGCAATGGGACTTTGATTTTCACCAGCTCAAAGAAGCTTCGGCGGGCTGTAGAATTTCGGGACAGCAGCCTTCCTCGATCCCGGCGGCCATCTCGTGGGGTGCGGGCTGCaggtggcaggaccctcccccacaACCTGCCCCCCAGCCCAGATGTGGGACCTCTGCTGCAGCAGCGGCTAGAGGAGCTGGATGCCTCACttctggaagaggaagaagtggaTAGGGAGCGGCCCCATCGGACCTAG